The genomic window GTTGAAGCTGGGGCGGTTTCCCTTTTTGTTGCTGGCGATGAGGGTGAATTGACTGACCACGAGAAGCTCGCCGTCGATGTCGGCTAGCGATTGGTTCATCTTTCCCTCCGCGTCCTCGAAAATTCGCAGACCGGCGATCTTGCGGGCCATCCACTTGATGTCTTCCGGCGTATCGTCCTTGTGGATACCGAGCAGCACGAGGAGGCCTTGGCCGATGGAGGAATGGACGACGCCATCGATGGTGACGGAGGCTTGGCTGACGCGTTGAATGACGGCTTTCATGTTGGGAGGTTCTTAGATTGGACCTTTGAGCCTGCGATTTCAGAGGAAGTGGCAACTGAAAACGTGACCATTTCCCGGGCTAATGACGGTTAGTAAAAAATTTGTTAGTAAAGTGTCGACACTGGGGAGGTTAATTGCTGATTTGGTAGCCTGCTTCCTGCGGGACTGATAGATGCCTCCAACTCTTCATCGCCCCTCGGATAAGGGGCTAGCAGTCCGTTTGCGTCTGCTTGCGCTTATCCTGTTCGTCCCCGTGTCTTTGATGCGGGCTCAGGACGATATCGAAATCCTGGATGTTTCGATTCCGGAAGATGAGACCATGCGCATCGATTTCGTGGATCGCGACCAGGTGAACTCGAATTACTCCTTGCTCACGGTGGTCGATCTGAGCGCGTCGATCGCTGCGTGGAGTTTGCTGGAAGACGCGGAGCTGGAAGCGTTTGAGACTTTCTTCCGCTTCGAAGTGGCGCTGGAAGCGGACCCTCAGCGGTTCTTTCGTGTGATCTCGTTCGGCGACGCTAGCGACATCGATGGCGATGGTTTGACCAACACCGAGGAGGAACAGCTCGGGACCAATGTCTACGTGGCGGACACCGACGGTGACGGCTTCAGCGATGGCACGGAGGTGGAGTACGGGACGGATCCACTCGATGCCGAATCGAAGCCGGACATCAGCGTGCTGCCGACGATTTCGTTCAGTTCAGACGACATCGCGAGCTACGACGAGTCTGCCGGTTCGGTCTTTATCGATCTCGTCAGCAGCGATTCCGCCTTCTCGGGAATCGTTCATTATCAGATCTCGACGCTTAGCAGTTTGGATGCGGGAGACCACGCTTCTCTCAGCGGCATTGTGGAATTGGAAAACGGATCTGGCCGCATCGAGCTGATTCTCACCGATGACCAAGTAGTTGAAGACGTCGAGACGGTAGTGGTCGATCTCGTGCCAAGTGAGGCGGGGCTGTACCGACTCGCGTATCCGGAGCGGGCGATCGTGGTGGTGCAGGACAACGACAGCTACTGGGTCATGCGCTTGCTGGACGAGGATGGAAACGAAACATCCATGCGCGCCCTGCTGCAAAGGGGCAGTTCGGGAGCAAGCGGGATTCTGATCGGGTCGGAAGGAGCTGCGGAAGCGAAGGAGTTCGGCGGAAGCCTCGCCGAGGGCGACTGGCCGCTGAATGTGACGTGGACGGAAACGGAGTTTTCCGCTCAGAGCGGACAGATCCCGCTCGGCTCCTCCCTGTTGATCGACGCCGAGCTGCAGCGTCAGTTCAGCTTCGAGGCGACACCCCCTTTAAATGCGGAAGATCCGGAACGGGCCTATTTGATGGAGCGAAATCGCATCATCGGCGAAGTGGTGGAGAAGGTAACTTCGGTCGGCGGCGAGTCCACCTATCTGAATAGCGAGACCCGGCACTTGTTCGTCATGATACGTGCCGCTTCGAGCATCGAAAAGGGAGTGATCCCGGTAGTGGAGGGAGACTGATTTGATGGACGGCAAGCAGCGGAAAAGCGGTTCGTTTGGGATAAGAGCTTTTGTGGCGTTTACGCTTTCGGCCATCGGTTTCGCGAGTGGTTCGCTTTTCGCTCAAGACGCCTACCTAGTAGTGCCGGAATTCGAAAACTCCCTCGAGCTTTCCGACCAGAACAGCACGAGTTCACAAGCGAGCTCAGTCGCCTTTTTCTCCGGTTCATTCGGAGCCTACGCGCCCGCTGGCTCTGCCGATCCTGCGGTCATTCCGACGGCTGCCGACACCGGGTATCAACTCGAGGCGTCCTCTTTCGGCCAAAGTTTGAGCGCCGGCGTTCCGTTTCCCGATTTTGTAGACGAGATCGTAGACGAGGCCCGCGAGCTGCTCTATCCGCCCAGCGACGCCACCCGCGAACAAGTCGAGGGCTCCGATGCCGCGTTCCGCTACAAAGAGCTTTTGTATAACAGCGATGGAGAGGGCGCGGTCTCGCTAGATCCGCAGGTGGTGAACGACGCTTACGGGGCCGCCGAGCGTGCCCGAGCGCGGGATGCCTTGGCTCTCGTTTCCCAAGCCCTTAAACACGCTCCAACCGACGTGCCTTTGCGTCACTCCGTATTGGATATCTACTACGATCTGGCGCTTGCGGAGATGCAATCCGTGAAGCAGGATTACGCATCGGTCGCCGAGGTGCGTCTGGGATTTCGGGCGGTGCCCGACGACGGGTTCATCATCGACGAGGAGATTTCCGTTTATCGGAGTGTACTCGATAAGCTCAGCGTCTCGCTCGATTCCTATGGCGAGCTGTTCAGCAATCATTTTGGAAACGTGGTAGCGGATATCGACGCATCGGCCCCTGCTGGCATTCCGTTTGGGGCTTATCTGTTCGTCGAGGAGCAGCCTTATCGCAATCAGTACGCAGCTAGCTACGCGGATTCCTCTGGCCGTCAGGTGGTGCCGGAATATGATCCGGAAACGGAAGAGGTCGTGGCCTCGCAGGACGAGCGTATCCTCTTCAGTGGATACAAAGATTACGTTATGGTCGCTACGCTCTTGGGCGATTATGCCAATGCGTCGTCCGAGTTGGCTCGGCTGTACGGGATGCGCGGGTTGCAGGGCGATCGGCAAACTGCGTTGAACCTTATCGCTGAGACGCAGCGTGAGGTCTCTGTATCACTGAGATCACTACGAACCCTATTTGGCGACTTCGAGCCGTCTCCTGGCGATGCATCGGGGTTGTCGGCGGCACTCAAAGGCGCTCGCACATCGCTCGCTGAATTGACCCAGACCGAGTCGTTTCTCGTCGGCTCCGCCAACAGTCTTGGGTTCGATCCAAACTTTCTCGTGCTGATTCAGGAGTTTCCTGATCAGAACTCGGGAAACCAGTTCGACTCCTACGACGCACTGAATAACTGGATACGCCACACCAACGTAAGCCCGCTGACATTTGCCGAGACGACCTACGATCGGGCCAAGGACAGCTACGACACTTATCGAGGAAACGCGGATCAAGTCCACGAGCAGCTTTCGCAACTCGAGTCAGCCCACTCGGATCGATATTTCGAAATCACAGGTTACAATCCGAGCGACGCTGGGGATCACGCGGTCGATCCAGCGCCCGGCAGCGAGCTCTGGCAGACCAATCAGAAGATCGACCGAGCTCGGCAGAAAAACGAGGAATACCGCGACGTGTCGCGCGAGATTTCCCGTTCCTTTGGCACCGCTTATAGAGCGAAAAGCGAAGTGGAGCGTATCCAGGGAGACTTAGAGGAGGCCCACCAGACCTACCTCGACACCATCACCTTGCAGCGTGACATCATCTCTCACTGGAGCGCTACCAGCGCTCTTTGGCAGGCCACCTACGACACCATCAGCGACACCGCTGCCATGTCCACCGTCGACAAGCTAGCATTGGGACCTTGGTCCGCTGGCATCACCTTCGGCACGGGCGTCGCGAATGCCGCGGTGCAGTACGCTTCGGGGCGAATCATCGGCAATGCCGAAAAGGAGCTCGATCTAGCGGCTGCGGAGTTCGAGGCCCGACAGGAGGAAAACGATACTCAGATCGCCTTGAACCAAGTGGAGTTGGAGCTGGCATCGCTGAATCGCGAGCGGGTTTCTCTGGTTTTGGACCGCAACGACAACCTAGCCATTCAGAACCAGGAGATCGGCCAACGCGATCAGTTGCTGCGAGAGCTCGAACGCATCGAGCAGAAGCTGGATGAGAATGTGGCCAGTCTGCACAATCGCTACTATGCCGACCCGATCCACTACCTGCGCTCGCAGTCGGATATGGTCACCGCCGACAACGCGTTCCGCGAAGCCCAGAAGTGGGTTTTCTATACGGTGAGGGCCTTGGAGTTTAAGTGGAACAAGGACTTTGAGATCTCCTATCTGGAAAAGGACTGGGAAACCTCCACGCTCTTCAAGCTGCGCAATTTCCGCGAGCTGGAGCAGATGGTGGCGGCCATGGAGCAGTTTAACACCATCAATCTGGTCGGCTTCAATCGGGAGCCATTCGTGGATCGCATATCCTTGCTGGAGCTGCTGGCTTCCAATCCGAAAGATGGAGCCGACGATGGCGAACGCTACGACATGGAAACCGGAGAGATCGTAAGTCCGGTCGAGCTCATGCGCCGCAAGCTGGAGCGAGCGAAGGATGGCGAGGGAAACATCGTGATCACGCTCGACACCTTTTCCATGGATCGCGACAGCGGCTTCTTTTTTCTCGGTCCGGACTACCGCTCCGATGGTTCGGTGCTTTCCGCGGGAAAGTACCTCGACAAGATCGAGTGGATCAAGCTCAACGCCGTCACCAGCGAGCAGAGCAGCGTGAAGTCCGCGATTCTTGAATACGGTGGCACGTGCTATGTGAGAAATCGCGTGCCGCCTTGCTACGATTCTTCCGATCCGTTTTCGCTCGATGGCGAGTTCCGCCGCTTTCCGTTCCGCTACTTTTTCACCCTGGATAATGGAGCCAGCTGGGTGACGCGTCCTAGCCAGGAGGATACGGTGAAGCTGGTCATTTCCAATCAAAGCGGCGAGCCGGAGCAAGGCGTGCCGAACTCGACCCTGGAAAACACTTTTCTCAAGGAACGCAGCGTAGCCACCACTGACCTTACGCTGACCATTCCCGATGGAACGCTCGATCTCTCCCAGCTCGACGACATCGAGATCTACATCCGCCACCTCTTCGTTTCCCGCGTCGTTCCCGACTGCGACTAGCCGCTGCACGCAACTCCATCATTTCCTATGAAAGCCATTATCAATACCCTTCTGCTCTTCGCTCTGGCGAGCTTCGCCCACGCTCAGCCCGACTACGTGAACTACCAAGGCTTGCTCAAGGACGCGGAAGGCCAGCCTCTGTCGACCGGCTCCTACCAGATGGAGTTCAACATATATGACGAGGCCACAGGAGGTGGGATGCTGATCTGGGGGCCGTTTTATTACGATGATGGAAGCGGCGACGGACACGCCAAGCAGGTGCCGGTGGCCAACGGACGTTTCAATGTGATCCTCGGTCCGAAGGATACGGCCGGCCGCTACCTTTCCGATTCCTTCAGCGGCGATATGGCGTTTGTGGAAATCAGCGTGGCAGGGGGCGACCCGATTCTGCCGCGCCAACAGATCCTCTCCACGCCGTACGCTCTCGAGTCAGCCAACGCGAAAACCCTCGGCGGGTTGCAGCCGGTGGAGTATCGCAACCCGGCCGGCATGATCGCCCCCTTTGCCGGGTCCTCCGACAAGGTTCCCGATGGATGGCTGCTTTGCGATGGTAGCGAACTGGTGGCGTCAGCGTATCCGGAACTTTATGACATTATCGGGAAAAGCTGGGGTGGGAGGCAGGAAAGCGCGGGAGAAACGACCATCGACTATTTTAATTTGCCCGATCTGCGCGGCATGTTTCTTCGCGGAGCGAATCTCGATCGCTCAGACGAATTTGCGGACGAAGGCCCGCGTTCGGTTAGCAGTAGTGACGCAGGCACTACGCAGGTCGACTCGCTGAAACTTCATCGACACGCATGGGGCTTGGGCTCGAATGGATCGGATCTGCAAACGTGGCACATCAACGAGTCGCCGTACACGATTTTGGATTTTAAGGGCGACAGGCAGATCGAAAATGGAAATGATGACTTCGAGGACAACTATCTCGATGTTCGTCTGAACTCCGGCGACCGAGTCTACACTGCTCCCGATTCGACGATCGACGCTAGCGACTCGTTTACGCCCGGCGAAACGCGACCTCGCAATGCGGCGGTGAACTACATCATCAAGCTTTAGGCGGACATGAAAAAGGCGGACCAGCGGTCCGCCCTACAAAAGTCGTAGTTAGATTCCGATTACTCGAAGTCGATTTCGATCTCTACGTCCTCTTCGTAGTCGACACCGTCTACTCCGAAGCCGAAGAGCTTCAGGAATTCTTCCTGATAGCCGTCGAAGTCGGTGTACTGGTCGATGGTGTCGGTTTCGATCTTGGGCCAGATTTCGGCGATGGTGTCCTGGATCTCCGGACGCATTTCCCAGTCGTCGAGACGGATGAGATCGAGCTCGTCGGTGGTGACATCGCCGTTTTTATAGAGTCTGTCGGAGAAAAGTCGATACATCTGCTCGATGCAGCCTTCGTGGGTGCCTTTTTCCTTCATCACCTTGTAGAGGGCGGTGATGTAGAGGTTGACGCCCGGAATGGCGGAGGAGGATTGGGTCACCAGAGCCTTGTTGACCGAGACGTAGGCGGAGCCGCCGATGGAGGAGAGCTTTTCGTTGATGGCCGCCTTGGCTCGGCGCACGTCGAGTTTGGCTTGGCCCAGGGCGCCGTCCTTGTAGATGGGCCAGGTGAACTTCGGGCCGATGTAGTCGTAGGCCACGGTTTTGAAACCGTCCGCCAGGGCGCCGGCTTCGGTGAGGGCTTCGATCCAGAGCTCCCAGTCTTCACCGCCCATGACCTTCACGGTGCCGCGGATTTCCTCGTCGGTGCCCGGCTCGAGAGTGGCGAACTGAATGGTTTTCTTGTCGGTATCGAGGTACTTGTTGGTGAAGGGCTTGCCGATGGGCTTGATGGCGGACTTGTAGACTTCGCCGGTCTTCGGATCGGTGCGACGCGGGGCCCCGATGGAGTAGACCAGCAGGTCGATCTTGCCGCCCATGTCCTCTTTGATGCGCTCGATGGCTTGGGCTTTGAGTTCGTCGGAGAAGGCGTCGCCATTTAGGGATTTGGCATAGAGGCCGGCGGCTTTGGCCTCCTTTTCGAAAGCGATGGAGTTGTACCAGCCAGCGGAGGCGCAACGGCCGCGCTCGGAGGGACGCTCGAAGAAGACGCCCAGGGTGTTGGCTCCGGTTCCGAATGCGGCGGAGATGCGGGAGGCCAAGCCGTAGCCCTGAGAGGCGCCGACCACCAGCACGTTTTTCGGGCCATTTTCGATGGCGGGCTGGCTCTTTACGTAGTCGATCTGTTCTTTGACGTTGGCGGCGCAGCCGGTCGGGTGAGCGGTGATGCAGATGAAGCCTTTTATCTTAGGTGTAACGATCATGGATTCGGAGTTTTCGGGTTTTGCATTCCCGCTTGGGAAAGGGCTTGGTTTGGCTGAGATCGATGGGCAAGGCCAGTTTTTTGTTTTTCTCTTCTGCCGAGTCTGTTTCTCGAATGCCAGAAACCGCCCTGCTCCCACATGTCCTGCGAGACCGTTTCACCAAACAGAGCGGCGGCGGGAAAAGTTTTTTCTACAACGTTGTAGAAAAAACTTGGCCTAGGAGGTGGGGAGGTGGCTGTCCGGGGACGCAATCGTGGGGTGGCGGTGGACGTTTCTGATTGAATAAGTTCTAAAGCACGAGGGTTCCTATGATTCCGATGAGGATGAGCAGGGCGATGACGCTGAGGATGCGACGTTCCTGCGTTGTGGTCTTGTGAAGCATCGCGAAGGGGGCTTTAAGGTTGGAGTCCGAGCAAGTTGCTATTTGCCAATAGATTATCAAAATGAGCCGATTCAAGCGTTTTCCTATTCTTCTAATGCTCTGCCTGGGCATGGTCGCGACCTCCGCGATGGGGCAGGGCGAGTATTCGCTGGGGACGGTCAAGACCGAGCACGTCGAGGCGGAGCTGGTCTCCGAGGTGGCGACTGTCGTTCCGGGGCAGAGCTTCGATGTGGCGCTGCGCTTGAAGATGGATCCGCACTGGCACGTGTACTGGATCAATCCCGGCGATACCGGACTGGCGCCGCAGATCGAATGGAATCTTCCCGAGGGATTTGAGGTGGGGGAGCTTCGCTTTCCTGCCCCTCACAAGATTCCATGGCCCCCGCTGGTTTCGTACGGCTACGAGGGCGAGCTGTTTCTGCTGGCGACGGTGAGCGCCCCGCAAGATCTGGAGGTCGGATCAACGGTCCGACTGGAAGGGGCCGCTTCTTGGCTGGTGTGCGAGGAAGCCTGCATCCCCGGGGACGCGAAGCTGGCGCTGGAGTTGCCGGTCACCGCGCAAGGTGAGAGTTTTGCTGTCGCTCCCTATGCGGACAAGATTTCGCAGGCCCGCGAGGAGCTGCCGGCGGAGGCGAAGGGCGGCACGATCGCTTACGAGAATTTGGGGGAAACGATTGTCGCCACGCTGACTTGGCAGGGGTTTGAAGGGGCGAACCTGCAGGATCCCTACTTCTTCATCGAGCAGGAGTCGGTGGTCGATTCGGCCAAGCCGCAACGCTTCGACCTAGCCGACGATCAGCTGCGGGTGGCTTTGCCGAAATCAGAGTTCTTCGATGCCAGCGTGCAGCGCTACACCGGATTGCTGGTTTCCGAAAACGGCTTCGAGGCTGCGGATGGCGCCAAGGCGGTGCGGTTTCATGTCCAGGGCGAAATGCCGGCGGCGGCCTACGTGGGCGAGGCTGGCGGAGCGGGCGTGATTGAGATCGGTTTCGCCCAAGCCCTCCTCTACGCGTTTCTCGGCGGCATGATCTTGAACCTGATGCCCTGCGTCTTCCCGGTGCTTTCCATCAAGGTGCTGGGCTTCGTGCAGCAGTCCGGCGAGGACAAGGGCAAGATTCTGAGCCACGGATTGGCCTTCACGGTGGGAGTGCTGGTTTCCTTTTGGGCCTTGGCGGGCACTCTGATCGCCCTGCGCTCCGCGGGCGAGAGTCTTGGCTGGGGCTTTCAGCTGCAGCAGCCGGAGTTCGTGATCGTGCTGCTGGTGATCATGTTTCTCTTCGGCCTGAGCTTGGCGGGCGTGTTCGAGATGGGCACCTCGGCCATCAGTCTGGCTGGCAAGGTGAAGAGCGAGGGCTTCAGCGGCTCCTTCTTTTCCGGCGTGATCGCGACTGCTGTGGCCACTCCCTGCACCGGCCCCTTCATGGGTCAGGCTCTCGGTTTCGCCCTCACTTTGTCGGCGGCGCAGTCCTTGAGCATCTTCACCTTGCTGGCTCTGGGAATGGCCACGCCCTACCTGGTGCTCTCGGCGAATCCCAAGCTGATCAACAAGCTGCCGCGGCCCGGTCCGTGGATGGAGACCTTCAAGCAGGTGATGGCCTTTCCCATGTTCGCGACCTGCATCTGGCTCATTTGGCTGCTCGGCGGGCACTTGGGCAACGATGGGCTCCTTTGGGTCCTTGGCGGCTTGCTGGTGATATCCATCGGAGCCTGGATCTACGGGCGCTGGAACACGCCGTCGCGCAAGACGCCCACGCGCCGCTTGGCGACGGGCGTCGCGATTCTGGTGACGCTGGGCGGACTTTGGCTGATGTTTCCTCGCCAGAGCGAGGGCGGACATGACGAGATGGGCTGGCAGGCCTATTCGCCGGATTTGGTGGAGCGTCTGAAAACCGGTGGCAAGCCGGTCTTCGTGGATTTCACCGCGGACTGGTGTCTGACCTGCAAGGCCAACGAGGTTCGCGTCTTCAGCTCGGACAGGGTCGTAGAGGCCTTGGCGGAGCGCGAGGTGGCCCTGGTGCAGGCGGACTGGACCAAGCGCGACCCGGAGATCACGAAAGCCTTGGAGCGATTTGGCCGCTCGGGGGTGCCGCTGTACTTGCTCTACGCCGGCGACGGTTCCGAACCAAGGGTTTTGCCGCAGCTTCTCAGCCCGGACCTTTTTCTCGATGCTTTGGGTGAAATCGAAGCGGGAGTTCGATAGTTTCTTTGAAGGAGCGTGAGCCTTCGTGCCGGCTGCGCTCGCCTTGCTAAACCAACGTTGTATTACGCCTATGAAAACCAAGCGATTTTTCACCGCGCTGGCGGCAGCTCTGACGCTGTTTGCCGCAATATCCAGCTTCGCGGCTGAGGTGGGCAAAGA from Pelagicoccus sp. SDUM812003 includes these protein-coding regions:
- the dtd gene encoding D-aminoacyl-tRNA deacylase — translated: MKAVIQRVSQASVTIDGVVHSSIGQGLLVLLGIHKDDTPEDIKWMARKIAGLRIFEDAEGKMNQSLADIDGELLVVSQFTLIASNKKGNRPSFNDAAPPAKGKADYEAVCLELEKLTGKPVRTGIFAADMKVDLRNDGPVTILFDTRNKE
- a CDS encoding thrombospondin type 3 repeat-containing protein, producing MPPTLHRPSDKGLAVRLRLLALILFVPVSLMRAQDDIEILDVSIPEDETMRIDFVDRDQVNSNYSLLTVVDLSASIAAWSLLEDAELEAFETFFRFEVALEADPQRFFRVISFGDASDIDGDGLTNTEEEQLGTNVYVADTDGDGFSDGTEVEYGTDPLDAESKPDISVLPTISFSSDDIASYDESAGSVFIDLVSSDSAFSGIVHYQISTLSSLDAGDHASLSGIVELENGSGRIELILTDDQVVEDVETVVVDLVPSEAGLYRLAYPERAIVVVQDNDSYWVMRLLDEDGNETSMRALLQRGSSGASGILIGSEGAAEAKEFGGSLAEGDWPLNVTWTETEFSAQSGQIPLGSSLLIDAELQRQFSFEATPPLNAEDPERAYLMERNRIIGEVVEKVTSVGGESTYLNSETRHLFVMIRAASSIEKGVIPVVEGD
- a CDS encoding phage tail protein, coding for MKAIINTLLLFALASFAHAQPDYVNYQGLLKDAEGQPLSTGSYQMEFNIYDEATGGGMLIWGPFYYDDGSGDGHAKQVPVANGRFNVILGPKDTAGRYLSDSFSGDMAFVEISVAGGDPILPRQQILSTPYALESANAKTLGGLQPVEYRNPAGMIAPFAGSSDKVPDGWLLCDGSELVASAYPELYDIIGKSWGGRQESAGETTIDYFNLPDLRGMFLRGANLDRSDEFADEGPRSVSSSDAGTTQVDSLKLHRHAWGLGSNGSDLQTWHINESPYTILDFKGDRQIENGNDDFEDNYLDVRLNSGDRVYTAPDSTIDASDSFTPGETRPRNAAVNYIIKL
- the fabV gene encoding enoyl-ACP reductase FabV gives rise to the protein MIVTPKIKGFICITAHPTGCAANVKEQIDYVKSQPAIENGPKNVLVVGASQGYGLASRISAAFGTGANTLGVFFERPSERGRCASAGWYNSIAFEKEAKAAGLYAKSLNGDAFSDELKAQAIERIKEDMGGKIDLLVYSIGAPRRTDPKTGEVYKSAIKPIGKPFTNKYLDTDKKTIQFATLEPGTDEEIRGTVKVMGGEDWELWIEALTEAGALADGFKTVAYDYIGPKFTWPIYKDGALGQAKLDVRRAKAAINEKLSSIGGSAYVSVNKALVTQSSSAIPGVNLYITALYKVMKEKGTHEGCIEQMYRLFSDRLYKNGDVTTDELDLIRLDDWEMRPEIQDTIAEIWPKIETDTIDQYTDFDGYQEEFLKLFGFGVDGVDYEEDVEIEIDFE
- a CDS encoding thioredoxin family protein gives rise to the protein MSRFKRFPILLMLCLGMVATSAMGQGEYSLGTVKTEHVEAELVSEVATVVPGQSFDVALRLKMDPHWHVYWINPGDTGLAPQIEWNLPEGFEVGELRFPAPHKIPWPPLVSYGYEGELFLLATVSAPQDLEVGSTVRLEGAASWLVCEEACIPGDAKLALELPVTAQGESFAVAPYADKISQAREELPAEAKGGTIAYENLGETIVATLTWQGFEGANLQDPYFFIEQESVVDSAKPQRFDLADDQLRVALPKSEFFDASVQRYTGLLVSENGFEAADGAKAVRFHVQGEMPAAAYVGEAGGAGVIEIGFAQALLYAFLGGMILNLMPCVFPVLSIKVLGFVQQSGEDKGKILSHGLAFTVGVLVSFWALAGTLIALRSAGESLGWGFQLQQPEFVIVLLVIMFLFGLSLAGVFEMGTSAISLAGKVKSEGFSGSFFSGVIATAVATPCTGPFMGQALGFALTLSAAQSLSIFTLLALGMATPYLVLSANPKLINKLPRPGPWMETFKQVMAFPMFATCIWLIWLLGGHLGNDGLLWVLGGLLVISIGAWIYGRWNTPSRKTPTRRLATGVAILVTLGGLWLMFPRQSEGGHDEMGWQAYSPDLVERLKTGGKPVFVDFTADWCLTCKANEVRVFSSDRVVEALAEREVALVQADWTKRDPEITKALERFGRSGVPLYLLYAGDGSEPRVLPQLLSPDLFLDALGEIEAGVR